In one Brienomyrus brachyistius isolate T26 chromosome 5, BBRACH_0.4, whole genome shotgun sequence genomic region, the following are encoded:
- the LOC125741703 gene encoding nitric oxide synthase-interacting protein: MTRHGKNCTAGAVYTYHEKKKDTAASGYGTQSVRLGKDAIKDFDCCCLSLQPCRNPVVTPDGYMYEKEAILEYILHQKTEIAKKMKAYEKQKQAQKNENLLESQSEERERAEKFKTKENSIVSKPINPFTGGQSKDLGVQSGPSGSTNGPSNSAASDGSSTKSTLPSFWIPSLTPEAKPTMLKKPVKTVLCPMSGRPLKMNELIPVKFTPMDPSLDRVALLTRQDRYVCAVTKDMLGNSVPCAVLRPSGVVVTMECVELLIRKDMVDPINGEKLKEKDIIPLQRGGTGFAGSGIDLTAKESRPVMQV; the protein is encoded by the exons ATGACCCGACATGGGAAAAACTGCACGGCAGGCGCTGTGTATACCTACCATGAAAAGAAGAAGGATACGG CCGCGTCCGGTTATGGTACGCAGAGCGTTCGCCTAGGCAAGGACGCTATCAAGGATTTCGACTGCTGCTGCCTGTCCCTTCAGCCGTGCAGAAATCCCGTCGTAAC CCCCGATGGCTATATGTATGAAAAAGAAGCCATCCTGGAATACATTCTACACCAAAAGACTGAAATTGCCAAAAAAATGAAG GCCtacgaaaaacagaagcaggcacagaaaaatgaaaatctgCTAGAGTCACAATCAGAGGAGAGGGAAAGAGCAGAGAAGTTCAAGACGAAAGAGAACAGCATCGTCTCCAAGCCTATAAATCCTTTTACTGGAG gacagtcCAAGGATTTGGGAGTTCAGAGTGGACCGAGTGGCTCTACAAATGGGCCCAGTAATAGTGCTGCCTCTGACGGATCCAGCACCAAATCTACATTGCCAAGTTTCTGGATCCCCAGTCTGACGCCGGAAGCAAAGCCAACCATGTTAAAAAAGCCT GTCAAGACAGTGCTGTGCCCCATGTCTGGTCGGCCTCTCAAGATGAACGAACTGATTCCTGTGAAATTCACCCCTATGGACCCTTCTCTCGACAGAGTGGCCCTTCTTACTCGGCAG GACCGGTATGTATGTGCTGTAACCAAAGACATGCTTGGAAACTCTGTACCATGTGCGGTGCTGAGGCCTTC TGGAGTGGTGGTAACAATGGAATGCGTGGAGCTACTGATAAGAAAGGATATGGTAGATCCAATAAATGGTGAAAAacttaaagagaaggacatCATACCTCTGCAGAGG GGTGGGACCGGCTTTGCTGGGTCTGGAATTGACCTTACAGCCAAAGAGTCTCGCCCTGTGATGCAAGTGTGA